A genomic window from Solanum stenotomum isolate F172 chromosome 10, ASM1918654v1, whole genome shotgun sequence includes:
- the LOC125843269 gene encoding poly [ADP-ribose] polymerase 2 isoform X9: MATITKFKVDEFDSEKMNVVEEYKKMSVNDQVNTGSKKKLVQRLCAAADLQINDHLPVGDEGKTEKLVTATKKGAAVLDQYLSDEIKALYHVLQQGNDIYDATLNQTNVENNNNKFYIIQVLENDCGGNFLVYTRWGRVGEKGETKISGPYTSAKDATSEFERKFYEKTKNCWSNRKDFFCQPKQYAWLEMDYDENGEGSSIQGQSILVPKSRPRETRLEVPIAKFMSLICDINMMRQQMVEIGYNANKLPLGKLSKKTILKGYDVLKNIADVIGQSNRTLLEDLSSQFYTVIPHDFGFQKMCEFVIDTPPKLKRKIEMVEALAEIEVTTKLLEDNTDIQEDPLYYQYEQLGCKLVPVEVGSQEFLMIENYMKNTHAKTHSSYAVDIVQVFRASRNGETERFQKFSDMSNRMLLWHGSRLTNWAGILSQGLRIAPPEAPSTGYMFGKGVYFADMFSESAIYCYASSAAKNGVLLLCEVALGDMNELLSANSDADKLPLGKLSTKAVGATAPDFKEAQILEDGVIVPLGNPKERPNHEGNLLHNEYVVYNVEQIRMRYVIQVEFNYEI; the protein is encoded by the exons ATGGCAACCATTACCAAGTTTAAAGTCGATGAATTTGACTCAGAGAAAATGAATGTTGTGGAGGAGTATAAGAAGATGAGTGTTAATGATCAAGTAAACACTGGGTCCAAGAAAAAACTTGTTCAGAGGCTCTGTGCTGCTGCTGATTTACAGATTAACGATCATCTTCCAG TTGGAGATGAAGGCAAGACAGAGAAATTGGTCACAGCAACAAAGAAGGGTGCAGCTGTTTTGGATCAATACCTGTCAGATGAAATCAAGGCATTATACCATGTCCTGCAACAA GGAAATGATATTTATGATGCCACATTGAACCAAACAAATGTTGagaacaacaataacaaattttatatcATTCAAGTTCTAG AGAATGATTGTGGTGGGAATTTCCTTGTTTACACTAGATGGGGTAGAGTTGGTGAAAAGGGTGAAACGAAGATCAGTGGTCCCTATACGTCTGCCAAAGATGCCACATCTGAGTTTGAGCGTAAATTCTATGAGAAGACCAAGAACTGTTGGTCTAACCGCaaagattttttttgtcaaCCAAAGCAATATGCTTGGTTGGAAATGGACTATGATGAAAATGGGGAAGGCTCATCA ATCCAAGGACAGTCCATTCTAGTACCAAAAAGTCGACCTCGTGAGACTAGGCTGGAGGTCCCGATTGCAAAGTTCATGTCTCTTATTTGTGACATCAATATGATGAGGCAGCAAATGGTGGAAATAG GGTACAATGCTAACAAGTTGCCACTCGGCAAATTGAGcaagaaaactattttaaag GGCTATgatgtcttgaaaaatattgCTGATGTTATAGGCCAGTCCAACAGGACACTGCTTGAAGATTTGAGCAG TCAATTCTATACAGTCATTCCTCATGATTTTGGATTCCAGAAGATGT GTGAATTTGTCATCGACACCCCTCCGAAGTTAAAACGCAAAATTGAAATG GTCGAAGCTCTTGCTGAAATTGAAGTCACAACTAAGTTATTGGAGGATAACACAGATATACAG GAGGATCCCTTGTATTATCAATATGAACAACTTGGTTGCAAACTTGTTCCAGTTGAAGTTGGTTCCCAGGAATTTCTCATG ATTGAGAATTACATGAAGAATACCCATGCAAAAACACATTCGAGTTATGCTGTCGATATTGTTCAAGTATTTAGAGCATCAAGAAATGGTGAAACTGAAAGATTCCAGAAG TTCTCTGATATGAGTAATAGAATGCTTCTATGGCATGGTTCTCGGCTCACAAACTGGGCTGGCATTCTATCACAGG GTTTACGAATTGCTCCTCCAGAAGCACCTTCGACAGGGTACATGTTTGGGAAAGGTGTTTATTTTGCTGATATGTTCTCTGAGAGTGCAATTTATTGCTATGCTTCATCGGCTGCTAAGAATGGTGTGCTTTTGTTGTGCGAG GTTGCTCTTGGCGACATGAATGAGCTGTTGTCAGCCAACTCCGATGCTGATAAGTTGCCTTTGGGAAAGCTAAG CACAAAAGCAGTCGGTGCCACGGCCCCAGATTTTAAAGAAGCTCAAATACTTGAAGATGGTGTCATCGTTCCTTTGGGAAATCCAAAGGAGAGACCAAATCATGAG GGTAATTTGTTGCATAATGAGTACGTAGTTTACAATGTGGAACAAATAAGGATGCGCTATGTTATCCAGGTTGAGTTCAATTATGAGATATAA